Proteins encoded in a region of the Neodiprion virginianus isolate iyNeoVirg1 chromosome 2, iyNeoVirg1.1, whole genome shotgun sequence genome:
- the LOC124297456 gene encoding cholesterol transporter ABCA5-like isoform X3, translating to MGSFGVYMSQLRAMLVRNLLLKKRDKRKTTAEIILPLYTLGILIIVKVLIPNPNYPAMTTPRVNGGVFDDFSQMQNHTIAVVPNTTETLTFLNCVNTLWMSMWDTPVKIPLNFMIFDTEDDLQAAYWRDPSSVPMAVIFENPLPVSDRLEYEIRTNPSYQSTPSPTEMYSSPVTCRKDTSHWMGGILSMETGGSCPVKNYYDSGFIAVQLLLDVTKIRLKTEKNITVPTIKLEMFPKEAYTANWILYFRVVIPLYMVLALSQFITYLLILIVGEKENKIKEGMKIMGLKDSVFWMSWFIIYAVFVLLLSAVAVVLLFTLQMFQHTHFLPIFLLVVLYSFSVIMFGFMITPFFDKSRTAGVLGNFAVTILSLMYFIQVFVDDSSSIAFWVASLISPSGVALAMDKALVLDLQGQGVNFDNLWSGPGIPFGGSLIMMTLDIFLYSLLAYYLDSVVPSEYGVKRSPFFCFTPGFWCRRKVPLVPSSNGESNSFIPGEETNRDVEPVVREMKGREAIRIVDLYKSYQKCRKPEVKAVNGINLTIYEGQITAILGHNGAGKTTLFNILTGLTAPSGGTALIFGYDVRDHNDMQMIRSMTGVCPQHDILFDLLTPREHLEFFAAVRGIPRTMIEMEVKKTLKDIDLTEKADAFAKYLSGGQKRKLSVGIAIIGDPKIIILDEPTAGVDPYSRRQMWSFLQSRRHGKVILLTTHFMDEADILADRKAVISKGKLRCCGSSLFLKNKFGIGYHLTLVLEGNPREHAITRLVSSHVSKAEKARRHGRELSFILPHNSVENFAPLFSAIEQEIKTKNYRLGISSYGVSMTTLEEVFLHLERDEETECTMDNLSKKMVRNRALSRSLSLQSKSTSYQSLQNEGAAVQADGQIKAAGDVPDGVHNEKNPVVLGLGLDPVKTRPNFCQILKAMLRLRILRLFRNIQLLYFTIVAPLALVALSLYINSIQTVDIRMQSLDLNPDTYGKETRILYTNNTDKNITPLMNYIIKDIKEVDEYDGSFVDLLHVAPRMAAFNINDYDIASLNLTMMYNDTMQHSLPILVNIISKAMYRLLTGDTADPRPIQVKTHPFQQTSQPQEFNIGIGSSALFIGMIFVLIPIILAVDMVYDREIKAKNQLRVNGLSFSMYFLTYFIVLAGLMAVISLCILGIIFIFNVPSLQEPPALITLAVLLMLYCPSSILFSSCLSYIFDKMDSAQSILPNIVTIVGMVPFLLVMGLDMLGLGGTAAFALHVVLSLLNTMYVPYAAVYYVDRVHLMCSINAACHHLTMSDYLTTEIILMAVGVILHIPIWFIILVMLDIKKTGGNISDALKYFLRNGGSIGEEIMENSDVGEHEDGDVKAERQRVFNLMAASVQEPPVVMVQNLRKEYRNREITPCSCCTKRDDEPAPKRKVAVRNLSLAVEPGEVFGLLGHNGAGKTTTMKIIIAEEAATRGRVQIGGNNITSQITEAFRQMGYCPQHDAQWKNITVREHLECYAAIRGVPPSEIGRIVDLYLSGLQIHEHADKQSQECSGGTRRKLSFAMAMVGGPKVVLMDEPSTGMDPRSKRFLWDTILASFQVSVAQGGRGAILTTHSMEEADALCSRVGIMVKGELRCIGSTQHLKNLYGAGYTLEMKLLGGDCTPTTPSGDRISGLKEFVAGLFPDATLEESFADRLVFGVPQHAVQSLAECFTQLEKAKMELDIEEYSFSQTTLEQVFLKFSHYDEVNGGE from the exons ATGGGATCCTTCGGGGTGTACATGTCTCAGCTACGGGCAATGCTCGTGCGGAATCTCCTCTTGAAGAAACGAGATAAGCGAAAAACAACGGCG gaGATTATTTTGCCACTCTACACCCTCGGAATACTGATTATCGTCAAGGTCTTGATACCCAACCCGAATTATCCAGCAATGACTACGCCGCGGGTTAACGGTGGCGTGTTCGACGACTTCAGCCAAATGCAAAATCACACGATCGCAGTGGTGCCAAACACTACTGAGACCCTG ACCTTTCTTAACTGCGTGAACACTTTGTGGATGTCCATGTGGGATACTCCGGTGAAGATTCCTCTGAATTTCATGATCTTCGACACGGAAGACGACCTGCAGGCTGCCTATTGGCGTGACCCTTCCAGCGTACCTATGGCCGTCATTTTCGAAAACCCTCTGCCGGTGTCGGACCGCCTGGA ATACGAGATACGAACAAATCCTTCGTATCAGTCGACACCCTCACCAACGGAAATGTATTCGTCACCTGTCACCTGTCGAAAGGACACCAGCCACTGGATGGGCGGAATCCTATCCATGGAAACTGGAGGCTCGTGCCCggtcaaaaattattacgacTCCGGCTTTATAGCTGTACAACTGTTATTGGATGTAACGAAAATAAGA CTCAAGACAGAAAAGAATATCACAGTGCCTACAATCAAGCTAGAGATGTTTCCAAAAGAAGCATATACGGCGA ATTGGATTCTCTACTTCAGAGTTGTAATCCCACTTTATATGGTCCTGGCACTATCGCAGTTCATTACTTATTTATTGATACTAATCGTCGgcgagaaagaaaacaaaattaaagaaggaatgaaaattatggGTCTTAAGGATTCTGTGTTTTG GATGTCATGGTTCATTATATACGCTGTTTTTGTCCTGCTACTCTCCGCAGTTGCGGTAGTCCTCTTATTTACTCTCCAAATGTTTCAGCACACTCATTTTCTGCCCATATTTCTTCTGGTGGTGTTGTACAGTTTTTCAGTCATAATGTTTGGATTTATGATTACACCTTTCTTCGATAAATCACGG aCTGCTGGTGTCTTGGGAAATTTCGCAGTGACTATTCTAAGCCTGATGTACtttattcaagtttttgtGGATGATTCGAGTTCAATTGCATTCTGGGTGGCTTCCTTGATCAGCCCTTCGGGGGTTGCTCTGGCAATGGACAAG GCCCTTGTCCTGGACTTGCAAGGCCAAGGTGTGAATTTCGACAATCTATGGTCAGGCCCAGGGATCCCCTTTGGTGGAAGTCTCATCATGATGACGTTGGACATTTTCCTGTACAGCCTGTTGGCCTATTATCTCGATTCGGTCGTTCCTA GTGAATATGGCGTGAAACGATCGCCTTTCTTTTGTTTCACTCCTGGATTTTGGTGCAGAAGAAAAGTTCCACTG GTGCCATCGTCGAACGGGGAATCTAACTCTTTTATCCCCGGTGAAGAGACAAACCGGGATGTTGAGCCGGTTGTCCGTGAGATGAAGGGAAGAGAAGCCATCAGAATAGTCGACTTATACAAATCGTACCAAAAGTGTCGGAAGCCTGAAGTGAAGGCCGTTAATGGGATCAATCTCACTATTTACGAAGGCCAGATCACCGCGATCTTAGGCCACAACGGTGCAGGCAAGACGACGCTTTTCAACATTCTGACCGGTCTGACAGCGCCGTCCGGTGGTACAGCGTTGATCTTTGGCTATGACGTGAGGGATCACAACGACATGCAGATGATCCGAAGTATGACTGGTGTCTGCCCACAGCACGACATTCTCTTCGATCTCCTTACGCCAAGGGAACATCTGGAGTTTTTCGCAGCGGTTAGAGGAATACCGAGGACGATGATAGAGATGGAG gtgaaaaaaacgttgaaagaTATTGACCTGACTGAAAAGGCGGACGCGTTTGCAAAATACTTAAGTGGCGGGCAGAAGCGCAAGCTGTCTGTCGGGATCGCGATAATTGGTGACCCTAAGATAATCATTCTGGACGAACCCACAGCCGGCGTTGACCCATATTCAAGACGACAGATGTGGTCCTTTCTTCAATCCAGACGACACGGTAAAGTGATTCTTTTAACGACGCACTTTATGGACGAAGCGGACATCCTCGCGGATCGAAAGGCCGTTATTAGCAAAGGGAAACTTCGATGTTGCGGTAGTTCCCTTTTTCTCAAGAACAAGTTCGGCATTGGATACCACTTGAC GCTGGTGCTGGAAGGCAATCCTCGGGAACACGCGATAACTCGACTTGTGTCTTCGCACGTATCGAAGGCCGAAAAAGCGAGGCGACACGGCCGTGAGCTTAGCTTCATTCTGCCTCATAATTCGGTCGAAAACTTTGCTCCATTATTTTCGGCAATCGAACAggaaatcaaaacaaaaaactacaGGCTTGGAATTAGCAGCTACGGCGTGTCGATGACAACACTTGAGGAGGTTTTCTTGCACTTGGAAAGGGACGAGGAAACTGAGTGTACGATGGACAATCTCTCGAAAAAAATGGTTAGAAATCGAGCTTTGAGCAGATCTTTGTCTTTGCAGTCGAAAAGTACTTCTTATCAGAGCTTGCAGAACGAAGGTGCAGCAGTTCAAGCTGACGGACAAATTAAAG CTGCTGGCGATGTGCCAGACGGAGTGCATAACGAGAAGAACCCAGTAGTTTTGGGACTGGGACTGGATCCCGTTAAAACCCGGCCTAACTTTTGCCAAATTCTCAAGGCAATGTTACGATTAAGGATATTAAGATTATTTAGAAACATTCAGCTACTTTATTTCACCATAGTTGCTCCCCTGGCTCTCGTTGCTCTTAGCCTATACATCAATAGCATTCAAACGGTGGACATCAGAATGCAGTCTCTGGACCTTAATCCTG ATACTTATGGCAAAGAAACGAGAATTCTTTACACAAACAATACCGATAAGAATATTACCCCATTGATGAATTATATTATCAAAGATATCAAAGAGGTTGATGAATATGATGGCAGCTTTGTTGACCTACTACATGTAGCGCCTCGCATGGCAGCCTTCAACATCAATGATTACGATATTGCAAGTTTGAATTTGACGATGATGTACAACGATACAATGCAGCACTCTCTTCCTATTCTGGTCAACATCATTTCAAAGGCCATGTACAG ATTATTAACAGGCGACACAGCAGACCCTCGGCCTATACAAGTCAAAACGCATCCGTTCCAGCAAACTTCTCAACCGCAAGAATTTAATATAGGAATCGGAAGTTCAGCACTCTTCATTGGAATGATATTCGTACTTATTCCCATAATACTCGCAGTAGATATGGTATATGATAGAGAG aTAAAAGCTAAAAATCAACTTCGAGTGAACGGCTTATCGTTCTccatgtattttttgacttacTTCATCGTATTGGCTGGACTTATGGCTGTGATCAGCCTGTGCATCCttggaataatatttatattcaacgtTCCGTCCCTGCAAGAGCCACCCGCGCTCATAACGTTGGCAGTCTTGCTAATGCTCTATTGTCCCTCGTCCATTCTTTTCTCGTCATGTCTTAGCTACATCTTTGACAAGATGGATTCGGCGCAAAGTATTCTGCCGAACATAGTGACGATCGTTGGGATGGTCCCCTTTCTTCTGGTCATGGGACTCGACATGTTGGGCTTAG GTGGAACTGCGGCCTTTGCTCTTCATGTGGTCCTTTCGCTACTGAACACGATGTACGTCCCATATGCGGCCGTCTACTACGTAGACCGCGTCCACTTAATGTGCTCAATAAACGCGGCATGTCATCACTTGACCATGTCGGACTACCTTACTACAGAAATCATATTAATGGCTGTCGGTGTCATACTGCACATTCCGATTTGGTTCATCATTCTCGTCATGTTGGACATCAAGAAAACCGGCGGGAACATTAGTGACGCCCTGAAGTACTTCCTG CGCAACGGAGGATCGATAGGGGAAGAAATAATGGAGAACTCGGACGTTGGCGAACACGAAGATGGCGACGTGAAGGCTGAGAGGCAAAGAGTATTCAATTTGATGGCCGCTTCCGTTCAAGAACCACCAGTTGTGATGGTCCAG AACTTGCGCAAGGAGTATCGAAATCGAGAAATTACGCCGTGTAGCTGCTGCACGAAACGGGACGACGAACCCGCGCCGAAGCGAAAAGTCGCTGTGCGAAATCTTTCGCTTGCCGTCGAACCGGGCGAGGTATTTGGTCTCTTGGGACACAACGGCGCTGGAAAAACTACCACGATGAAGATCATAATTGCCGAGGAGGCTGCGACTCGGGGGCGAGTCCAAATTGGAGGTAATAACATAACGTCCCAAATAACCGAGGCCTTTCGACAAATGGGCTACTGCCCGCAGCACGACGCTCAGTGGAAGAACATTACTGTTAGAGAACATCTCGAGTGTTACGCTGCCATACGAGGTGTGCCCCCGAGTGAAATTGGCAG GATCGTCGACCTGTACTTGTCAGGTCTTCAAATTCACGAGCACGCTGATAAACAATCGCAAGAGTGCTCAGGGGGTACCAGAAGGAAATTGAGCTTCGCCATGGCAATGGTTGGAGGTCCGAAAGTCGTGCTTATGGACGAGCCCAGCACCGGGATGGATCCCCGCTCGAAGAGGTTTCTCTGGGACACAATCCTCGCCAGCTTCCAG GTTTCGGTTGCACAGGGGGGCAGGGGGGCGATCCTCACCACCCACTCGATGGAGGAGGCCGACGCCCTGTGCTCCAGAGTGGGTATCATGGTCAAGGGCGAGCTGAGGTGCATAGGCTCCACCCAGCACCTCAAGAATCTGTACGGAGCCGGGTACACCCTGGAAATGAAATTGTTGGGGGGCGATTGCACCCCAACGACACCATCCGGGGACCGGATATCTGGACTGAAGGAATTTGTCGCAGGTCTTTTCCCAGACGCCACTCTCGAGGAAAGTTTTGCCGACAGGCTGGTGTTTGGTGTTCCGCAGCATGCGGTGCAGTCGCTGGCTGAATGCTTCACGCAGCTTGAAAAGG CAAAAATGGAATTGGACATCGAAGAATACAGCTTCAGTCAGACGACCCTCGAGCAAGTGtttcttaaattttctcactatGATGAAGTGAACGGGGGCGAATAA
- the LOC124297456 gene encoding cholesterol transporter ABCA5-like isoform X2 has product MCVLKGALLSGGLEQESSYGFFSHNLYIDSKVRLRMGSFGVYMSQLRAMLVRNLLLKKRDKRKTTAEIILPLYTLGILIIVKVLIPNPNYPAMTTPRVNGGVFDDFSQMQNHTIAVVPNTTETLTFLNCVNTLWMSMWDTPVKIPLNFMIFDTEDDLQAAYWRDPSSVPMAVIFENPLPVSDRLEYEIRTNPSYQSTPSPTEMYSSPVTCRKDTSHWMGGILSMETGGSCPVKNYYDSGFIAVQLLLDVTKIRLKTEKNITVPTIKLEMFPKEAYTANWILYFRVVIPLYMVLALSQFITYLLILIVGEKENKIKEGMKIMGLKDSVFWMSWFIIYAVFVLLLSAVAVVLLFTLQMFQHTHFLPIFLLVVLYSFSVIMFGFMITPFFDKSRTAGVLGNFAVTILSLMYFIQVFVDDSSSIAFWVASLISPSGVALAMDKALVLDLQGQGVNFDNLWSGPGIPFGGSLIMMTLDIFLYSLLAYYLDSVVPSEYGVKRSPFFCFTPGFWCRRKVPLVPSSNGESNSFIPGEETNRDVEPVVREMKGREAIRIVDLYKSYQKCRKPEVKAVNGINLTIYEGQITAILGHNGAGKTTLFNILTGLTAPSGGTALIFGYDVRDHNDMQMIRSMTGVCPQHDILFDLLTPREHLEFFAAVRGIPRTMIEMEVKKTLKDIDLTEKADAFAKYLSGGQKRKLSVGIAIIGDPKIIILDEPTAGVDPYSRRQMWSFLQSRRHGKVILLTTHFMDEADILADRKAVISKGKLRCCGSSLFLKNKFGIGYHLTLVLEGNPREHAITRLVSSHVSKAEKARRHGRELSFILPHNSVENFAPLFSAIEQEIKTKNYRLGISSYGVSMTTLEEVFLHLERDEETECTMDNLSKKMVRNRALSRSLSLQSKSTSYQSLQNEGAAVQADGQIKAAGDVPDGVHNEKNPVVLGLGLDPVKTRPNFCQILKAMLRLRILRLFRNIQLLYFTIVAPLALVALSLYINSIQTVDIRMQSLDLNPDTYGKETRILYTNNTDKNITPLMNYIIKDIKEVDEYDGSFVDLLHVAPRMAAFNINDYDIASLNLTMMYNDTMQHSLPILVNIISKAMYRLLTGDTADPRPIQVKTHPFQQTSQPQEFNIGIGSSALFIGMIFVLIPIILAVDMVYDREIKAKNQLRVNGLSFSMYFLTYFIVLAGLMAVISLCILGIIFIFNVPSLQEPPALITLAVLLMLYCPSSILFSSCLSYIFDKMDSAQSILPNIVTIVGMVPFLLVMGLDMLGLGGTAAFALHVVLSLLNTMYVPYAAVYYVDRVHLMCSINAACHHLTMSDYLTTEIILMAVGVILHIPIWFIILVMLDIKKTGGNISDALKYFLRNGGSIGEEIMENSDVGEHEDGDVKAERQRVFNLMAASVQEPPVVMVQNLRKEYRNREITPCSCCTKRDDEPAPKRKVAVRNLSLAVEPGEVFGLLGHNGAGKTTTMKIIIAEEAATRGRVQIGGNNITSQITEAFRQMGYCPQHDAQWKNITVREHLECYAAIRGVPPSEIGRIVDLYLSGLQIHEHADKQSQECSGGTRRKLSFAMAMVGGPKVVLMDEPSTGMDPRSKRFLWDTILASFQGGRGAILTTHSMEEADALCSRVGIMVKGELRCIGSTQHLKNLYGAGYTLEMKLLGGDCTPTTPSGDRISGLKEFVAGLFPDATLEESFADRLVFGVPQHAVQSLAECFTQLEKAKMELDIEEYSFSQTTLEQVFLKFSHYDEVNGGE; this is encoded by the exons ATGTGTGTACTTAAGGGGGCACTTCTATCTGGCGGCTTGGAACAAGAGTCAAGCTATGGATTTTTTTCCCATAACCTAT ACATCGATTCAAAGGTCAGGCTGAGGATGGGATCCTTCGGGGTGTACATGTCTCAGCTACGGGCAATGCTCGTGCGGAATCTCCTCTTGAAGAAACGAGATAAGCGAAAAACAACGGCG gaGATTATTTTGCCACTCTACACCCTCGGAATACTGATTATCGTCAAGGTCTTGATACCCAACCCGAATTATCCAGCAATGACTACGCCGCGGGTTAACGGTGGCGTGTTCGACGACTTCAGCCAAATGCAAAATCACACGATCGCAGTGGTGCCAAACACTACTGAGACCCTG ACCTTTCTTAACTGCGTGAACACTTTGTGGATGTCCATGTGGGATACTCCGGTGAAGATTCCTCTGAATTTCATGATCTTCGACACGGAAGACGACCTGCAGGCTGCCTATTGGCGTGACCCTTCCAGCGTACCTATGGCCGTCATTTTCGAAAACCCTCTGCCGGTGTCGGACCGCCTGGA ATACGAGATACGAACAAATCCTTCGTATCAGTCGACACCCTCACCAACGGAAATGTATTCGTCACCTGTCACCTGTCGAAAGGACACCAGCCACTGGATGGGCGGAATCCTATCCATGGAAACTGGAGGCTCGTGCCCggtcaaaaattattacgacTCCGGCTTTATAGCTGTACAACTGTTATTGGATGTAACGAAAATAAGA CTCAAGACAGAAAAGAATATCACAGTGCCTACAATCAAGCTAGAGATGTTTCCAAAAGAAGCATATACGGCGA ATTGGATTCTCTACTTCAGAGTTGTAATCCCACTTTATATGGTCCTGGCACTATCGCAGTTCATTACTTATTTATTGATACTAATCGTCGgcgagaaagaaaacaaaattaaagaaggaatgaaaattatggGTCTTAAGGATTCTGTGTTTTG GATGTCATGGTTCATTATATACGCTGTTTTTGTCCTGCTACTCTCCGCAGTTGCGGTAGTCCTCTTATTTACTCTCCAAATGTTTCAGCACACTCATTTTCTGCCCATATTTCTTCTGGTGGTGTTGTACAGTTTTTCAGTCATAATGTTTGGATTTATGATTACACCTTTCTTCGATAAATCACGG aCTGCTGGTGTCTTGGGAAATTTCGCAGTGACTATTCTAAGCCTGATGTACtttattcaagtttttgtGGATGATTCGAGTTCAATTGCATTCTGGGTGGCTTCCTTGATCAGCCCTTCGGGGGTTGCTCTGGCAATGGACAAG GCCCTTGTCCTGGACTTGCAAGGCCAAGGTGTGAATTTCGACAATCTATGGTCAGGCCCAGGGATCCCCTTTGGTGGAAGTCTCATCATGATGACGTTGGACATTTTCCTGTACAGCCTGTTGGCCTATTATCTCGATTCGGTCGTTCCTA GTGAATATGGCGTGAAACGATCGCCTTTCTTTTGTTTCACTCCTGGATTTTGGTGCAGAAGAAAAGTTCCACTG GTGCCATCGTCGAACGGGGAATCTAACTCTTTTATCCCCGGTGAAGAGACAAACCGGGATGTTGAGCCGGTTGTCCGTGAGATGAAGGGAAGAGAAGCCATCAGAATAGTCGACTTATACAAATCGTACCAAAAGTGTCGGAAGCCTGAAGTGAAGGCCGTTAATGGGATCAATCTCACTATTTACGAAGGCCAGATCACCGCGATCTTAGGCCACAACGGTGCAGGCAAGACGACGCTTTTCAACATTCTGACCGGTCTGACAGCGCCGTCCGGTGGTACAGCGTTGATCTTTGGCTATGACGTGAGGGATCACAACGACATGCAGATGATCCGAAGTATGACTGGTGTCTGCCCACAGCACGACATTCTCTTCGATCTCCTTACGCCAAGGGAACATCTGGAGTTTTTCGCAGCGGTTAGAGGAATACCGAGGACGATGATAGAGATGGAG gtgaaaaaaacgttgaaagaTATTGACCTGACTGAAAAGGCGGACGCGTTTGCAAAATACTTAAGTGGCGGGCAGAAGCGCAAGCTGTCTGTCGGGATCGCGATAATTGGTGACCCTAAGATAATCATTCTGGACGAACCCACAGCCGGCGTTGACCCATATTCAAGACGACAGATGTGGTCCTTTCTTCAATCCAGACGACACGGTAAAGTGATTCTTTTAACGACGCACTTTATGGACGAAGCGGACATCCTCGCGGATCGAAAGGCCGTTATTAGCAAAGGGAAACTTCGATGTTGCGGTAGTTCCCTTTTTCTCAAGAACAAGTTCGGCATTGGATACCACTTGAC GCTGGTGCTGGAAGGCAATCCTCGGGAACACGCGATAACTCGACTTGTGTCTTCGCACGTATCGAAGGCCGAAAAAGCGAGGCGACACGGCCGTGAGCTTAGCTTCATTCTGCCTCATAATTCGGTCGAAAACTTTGCTCCATTATTTTCGGCAATCGAACAggaaatcaaaacaaaaaactacaGGCTTGGAATTAGCAGCTACGGCGTGTCGATGACAACACTTGAGGAGGTTTTCTTGCACTTGGAAAGGGACGAGGAAACTGAGTGTACGATGGACAATCTCTCGAAAAAAATGGTTAGAAATCGAGCTTTGAGCAGATCTTTGTCTTTGCAGTCGAAAAGTACTTCTTATCAGAGCTTGCAGAACGAAGGTGCAGCAGTTCAAGCTGACGGACAAATTAAAG CTGCTGGCGATGTGCCAGACGGAGTGCATAACGAGAAGAACCCAGTAGTTTTGGGACTGGGACTGGATCCCGTTAAAACCCGGCCTAACTTTTGCCAAATTCTCAAGGCAATGTTACGATTAAGGATATTAAGATTATTTAGAAACATTCAGCTACTTTATTTCACCATAGTTGCTCCCCTGGCTCTCGTTGCTCTTAGCCTATACATCAATAGCATTCAAACGGTGGACATCAGAATGCAGTCTCTGGACCTTAATCCTG ATACTTATGGCAAAGAAACGAGAATTCTTTACACAAACAATACCGATAAGAATATTACCCCATTGATGAATTATATTATCAAAGATATCAAAGAGGTTGATGAATATGATGGCAGCTTTGTTGACCTACTACATGTAGCGCCTCGCATGGCAGCCTTCAACATCAATGATTACGATATTGCAAGTTTGAATTTGACGATGATGTACAACGATACAATGCAGCACTCTCTTCCTATTCTGGTCAACATCATTTCAAAGGCCATGTACAG ATTATTAACAGGCGACACAGCAGACCCTCGGCCTATACAAGTCAAAACGCATCCGTTCCAGCAAACTTCTCAACCGCAAGAATTTAATATAGGAATCGGAAGTTCAGCACTCTTCATTGGAATGATATTCGTACTTATTCCCATAATACTCGCAGTAGATATGGTATATGATAGAGAG aTAAAAGCTAAAAATCAACTTCGAGTGAACGGCTTATCGTTCTccatgtattttttgacttacTTCATCGTATTGGCTGGACTTATGGCTGTGATCAGCCTGTGCATCCttggaataatatttatattcaacgtTCCGTCCCTGCAAGAGCCACCCGCGCTCATAACGTTGGCAGTCTTGCTAATGCTCTATTGTCCCTCGTCCATTCTTTTCTCGTCATGTCTTAGCTACATCTTTGACAAGATGGATTCGGCGCAAAGTATTCTGCCGAACATAGTGACGATCGTTGGGATGGTCCCCTTTCTTCTGGTCATGGGACTCGACATGTTGGGCTTAG GTGGAACTGCGGCCTTTGCTCTTCATGTGGTCCTTTCGCTACTGAACACGATGTACGTCCCATATGCGGCCGTCTACTACGTAGACCGCGTCCACTTAATGTGCTCAATAAACGCGGCATGTCATCACTTGACCATGTCGGACTACCTTACTACAGAAATCATATTAATGGCTGTCGGTGTCATACTGCACATTCCGATTTGGTTCATCATTCTCGTCATGTTGGACATCAAGAAAACCGGCGGGAACATTAGTGACGCCCTGAAGTACTTCCTG CGCAACGGAGGATCGATAGGGGAAGAAATAATGGAGAACTCGGACGTTGGCGAACACGAAGATGGCGACGTGAAGGCTGAGAGGCAAAGAGTATTCAATTTGATGGCCGCTTCCGTTCAAGAACCACCAGTTGTGATGGTCCAG AACTTGCGCAAGGAGTATCGAAATCGAGAAATTACGCCGTGTAGCTGCTGCACGAAACGGGACGACGAACCCGCGCCGAAGCGAAAAGTCGCTGTGCGAAATCTTTCGCTTGCCGTCGAACCGGGCGAGGTATTTGGTCTCTTGGGACACAACGGCGCTGGAAAAACTACCACGATGAAGATCATAATTGCCGAGGAGGCTGCGACTCGGGGGCGAGTCCAAATTGGAGGTAATAACATAACGTCCCAAATAACCGAGGCCTTTCGACAAATGGGCTACTGCCCGCAGCACGACGCTCAGTGGAAGAACATTACTGTTAGAGAACATCTCGAGTGTTACGCTGCCATACGAGGTGTGCCCCCGAGTGAAATTGGCAG GATCGTCGACCTGTACTTGTCAGGTCTTCAAATTCACGAGCACGCTGATAAACAATCGCAAGAGTGCTCAGGGGGTACCAGAAGGAAATTGAGCTTCGCCATGGCAATGGTTGGAGGTCCGAAAGTCGTGCTTATGGACGAGCCCAGCACCGGGATGGATCCCCGCTCGAAGAGGTTTCTCTGGGACACAATCCTCGCCAGCTTCCAG GGGGGCAGGGGGGCGATCCTCACCACCCACTCGATGGAGGAGGCCGACGCCCTGTGCTCCAGAGTGGGTATCATGGTCAAGGGCGAGCTGAGGTGCATAGGCTCCACCCAGCACCTCAAGAATCTGTACGGAGCCGGGTACACCCTGGAAATGAAATTGTTGGGGGGCGATTGCACCCCAACGACACCATCCGGGGACCGGATATCTGGACTGAAGGAATTTGTCGCAGGTCTTTTCCCAGACGCCACTCTCGAGGAAAGTTTTGCCGACAGGCTGGTGTTTGGTGTTCCGCAGCATGCGGTGCAGTCGCTGGCTGAATGCTTCACGCAGCTTGAAAAGG CAAAAATGGAATTGGACATCGAAGAATACAGCTTCAGTCAGACGACCCTCGAGCAAGTGtttcttaaattttctcactatGATGAAGTGAACGGGGGCGAATAA